One genomic window of Anaerofustis stercorihominis DSM 17244 includes the following:
- the truA gene encoding tRNA pseudouridine(38-40) synthase TruA has product MRNILITIEYDGKNYVGWQMQNNGISVEEKVKTAIEKLVKEEVKLYGSGRTDSGVHALGQAASFYTNSNISADKLPYGINSFLPEDIRVIKAEEKEEDFHARYSAKGKEYVYLIYNRSIMNPIYKGRASHVFYKLDLDKMKRASKSLIGIHDFAGFMGSGSDVKSTVREIYDIDITKDNDLIKIKISGSGFLYNMVRIIVASLIDIGRGRFDENRIEEILETKQRSMANVTAPAVGLYLNKVFY; this is encoded by the coding sequence TTATGTCGGCTGGCAAATGCAGAATAATGGTATCAGTGTAGAAGAAAAGGTTAAAACTGCAATAGAAAAGCTCGTAAAAGAAGAAGTCAAACTTTATGGAAGCGGAAGGACCGACAGCGGAGTTCATGCTTTGGGACAGGCTGCGAGCTTTTATACAAATTCAAATATAAGTGCAGATAAATTACCTTATGGGATAAATTCATTTTTGCCCGAGGATATAAGAGTTATTAAAGCTGAAGAAAAAGAAGAAGATTTTCATGCCAGATACAGCGCAAAGGGAAAAGAGTACGTTTATCTTATTTATAACAGGAGCATAATGAACCCTATATATAAGGGAAGAGCAAGTCATGTGTTTTATAAACTTGATTTGGATAAAATGAAAAGAGCTAGTAAATCTTTGATAGGCATACATGATTTTGCTGGATTTATGGGCAGCGGAAGCGACGTGAAAAGCACTGTAAGAGAGATTTACGATATAGATATTACTAAAGATAATGATTTGATTAAGATTAAGATTTCCGGAAGCGGATTTTTATATAATATGGTCAGAATCATAGTTGCTTCTTTGATTGATATCGGAAGAGGTCGGTTTGATGAAAATAGGATCGAGGAAATCCTAGAAACAAAACAAAGAAGTATGGCAAATGTGACTGCGCCTGCTGTAGGACTGTATTTAAACAAAGTTTTTTACTAA
- the rplM gene encoding 50S ribosomal protein L13: MLTKSTGIAKPQQIDKKWYVVDADGKTLGRLCSEIAKVLTGKNKPCYTPNIDTGDYVIVINAEKIHLTGNKLLDKKYYRHTGYPGGRKEVAYKDLIANKPEFVIEKAVKGMLPKNKLGRQQIKKLKVYAGSEHEHAAQKPEVLNIK; the protein is encoded by the coding sequence ATGTTAACAAAGTCAACTGGTATTGCTAAACCCCAACAAATTGATAAGAAATGGTATGTAGTAGATGCTGATGGCAAAACACTAGGTAGATTATGTAGTGAAATCGCTAAAGTATTAACGGGTAAAAATAAACCATGCTATACACCTAATATTGATACTGGGGATTATGTAATTGTAATTAATGCAGAAAAAATTCATCTAACAGGAAATAAATTATTAGATAAAAAATATTATAGACATACCGGATATCCGGGTGGAAGAAAAGAAGTAGCTTACAAAGATTTGATTGCAAACAAACCTGAATTTGTAATTGAAAAAGCTGTAAAAGGTATGCTTCCAAAGAATAAACTTGGAAGACAGCAAATAAAGAAATTGAAAGTATACGCAGGAAGTGAACATGAACATGCAGCACAAAAACCTGAAGTACTTAATATAAAGTAG
- the rpsI gene encoding 30S ribosomal protein S9, whose translation MAEQVMATGRRKHSVARVVLKQGNGKITINGRDIEEYFGGNDTLKLIARQSLVLTNSADKFDISVNVYGGGISGQAGAIRHGISRALVAENPDLRKEVKKAGFLTRDSRMKERKKYGLKKARKAPQFSKR comes from the coding sequence ATGGCAGAGCAAGTTATGGCTACAGGCAGAAGAAAACATTCTGTTGCGAGAGTAGTTTTAAAACAAGGTAATGGTAAAATAACTATTAATGGTAGAGATATCGAAGAATACTTTGGTGGAAATGATACACTAAAATTAATCGCTAGACAATCATTGGTTCTAACAAATAGTGCTGATAAATTTGACATTAGTGTTAATGTTTACGGTGGTGGAATATCTGGTCAAGCCGGAGCAATCAGACATGGTATTTCCAGAGCTTTAGTTGCTGAAAATCCTGATCTTAGAAAAGAAGTAAAAAAAGCAGGTTTCTTAACTAGAGATTCAAGAATGAAAGAAAGAAAGAAATATGGTCTTAAGAAAGCTAGAAAGGCTCCACAATTTTCAAAAAGATAA